One Siniperca chuatsi isolate FFG_IHB_CAS linkage group LG5, ASM2008510v1, whole genome shotgun sequence DNA window includes the following coding sequences:
- the LOC122876504 gene encoding poly [ADP-ribose] polymerase tankyrase-1-like isoform X7, producing the protein MKPICSALRKTTPRTAQKDFLTDIKPDEVRWPKSVVTATGKTLSLHVVNRRNRFGESLLHKAVLQGDIQLLKDILKLGPDVSMTDNAGWTPLHEAALCGHYEACLDLIKAGALVNAAAHDGITPLHDAIRNGHETIAELLLKHGANPMLKDKSGENAFGINTDPFLQLQMLKNIPKDNPPAGSGNRRRELAVASGTECMYNTRGSQVSPSQNVSSTAKKDEYMLPSHPHRSGDALGHIQPNQPGSNEDPNMHTMTYKGRVVSVTNVHRKNCFGQTLLHKAAKEGNTQTVHQFLELGADVNMADNAGWTPLHEAALCGHYEVSLDLIKAGALVNAAACNGDTPLHDAIANGHMKIAEALFKHGANPDKTNDEGREIASRIAAQPFLHKIVEENMTQNKREDLPALTYPENVSMETHDDTQLDRQATESKGEPEPEDTGLDIFSTDAVMQENQINPMRANSPPALLLTPSPPRPFTSSGIPPPQKGQDIQLCSTPVYASVFRPSLEDNDCDSDQTVDYLGDSSDESVDWAVKATQNFNLAAGSMEAHVEDKHMHTFPTEMV; encoded by the exons ATGAAACCTATCTGCAGTGCTCTTAGGAAAACTACACCACGCACAGCTCAGAAGGACTTTCTGACAG ACATTAAACCAGATGAAGTAAGATGGCCCAAGTCAGTAGTGACCGCCACTGGCAAGACTCTCAGTCTGCATGTTGTCAACCGAAGGAATCGGTTTGGAGAGAGTTTGCTCCACAAGGCTGTGCTGCAGGGAGATATTCAGCTGCTAAAGGACATTCTGAAGCTGGGACCAGATGTCAGCATGACTGACAATGCAG GATGGACCCCTCTACATGAAGCAGCACTCTGTGGTCATTATGAGGCCTGTTTGGATCTGATTAAGGCTGGAGCTCTGGtcaatgctgcagcacatgatGGAATCACACCTCTACATGATGCCATCAGAAATGGACATGAAACG ATTGCTGAGCTACTCCTGAAACATGGTGCAAACCCCATGCTGAAGGACAAGTCTGGAGAGAATGCTTTTGGCATTAATACAGATCCCTTTCTACAACTACAAATGCTGAAAAACATTCCTAAAGATAACCCCCCTGCTGGATCtggaaacagaagaagagaattAGCAG TTGCATCAGGAACAGAGTGTATGTACAACACTAGAGGATCACAGGTCAGTCCATCTCAGAACGTCAGCAGCACCGCCAAGAAGGACGAGTACATGCTGCCGAGCCATCCACATCGCTCCGGAGACGCTTTGGGACACATTCAGCCAAATCAACCTGGGAGTAATGAAGACCCAAACATGCATACAATGACCTACAAAGGAAGAGTTGTATCTGTGACCAACGTCCACAGGAAAAATTGCTTTGGCCAAACTTTGCTGCACAAGGCCGCCAAAGAGGGAAACACTCAAACAGTCCACCAGTTTCTGGAGCTGGGGGCTGATGTCAACATGGCCGACAATGCAG GATGGACCCCTCTTCATGAAGCAGCACTCTGTGGTCACTATGAGGTCAGTTTGGATCTGATAAAGGCTGGAGCTCTGGTCAATGCTGCAGCATGTAATGGAGACACACCATTACATGATGCCATCGCAAATGGCCATATGAAG ATTGCTGAAGCACTCTTCAAGCATGGTGCAAACCCAGACAAGACAAACGATGAGGGAAGAGAGATCGCCTCGAGAATTGCTGCACAACCCTTCCTACATAAAAtagtggaagaaaacatgactcaaaacaaaagagaggaTCTCCCAG ctctgacatacccagaaaatgttagcatggaaACTCACGATGACACACAGCTTGACAGA CAGGCTACAGAGAGTAAGGGAGAACCTGAACCAGAGGACACTGGACTGGACATCTTCTCAACTGATGCTGTTATGCAGGAGAACCAGATAAATCCAA TGAGGGCCAACTCTCCACCTGCTCTCCTCCTGACACCATCACCTCCACGGCCCTTTACCTCCAGCGGTATTCCTCCTCCACAGAAAGGCCAGGACATCCAGCTGTGTTCAACACCAGTGTATGCCAGCGTGTTCCGGCCGAGTCTAGAGGACAACGACTGTGACAGTGACCAAACTGTGGATTACCTTGGTGATAGTTCAGATGAGTCAGTGGACTGGGCTGTTAAAGCCACACAGAACTTTAACCTTGCCGCGGGCAGCATGGAGGCACATGTGGAAGATAAACATATGCATACCTTCCCTActgaaatggtttaa
- the LOC122876504 gene encoding ankyrin repeat domain-containing protein 31-like isoform X11, protein MSCTGAKPAYSQEGDEHLQTSSSSRPTNQHHQPTEVRCLSSITADHSYAKYLRRNGTAKLRNVQEDMKPICSALRKTTPRTAQKDFLTDIKPDEVRWPKSVVTATGKTLSLHVVNRRNRFGESLLHKAVLQGDIQLLKDILKLGPDVSMTDNAGWTPLHEAALCGHYEACLDLIKAGALVNAAAHDGITPLHDAIRNGHETIAELLLKHGANPMLKDKSGENAFGINTDPFLQLQMLKNIPKDNPPAGSGNRRRELAVASGTECMYNTRGSQVSPSQNVSSTAKKDEYMLPSHPHRSGDALGHIQPNQPGSNEDPNMHTMTYKGRVVSVTNVHRKNCFGQTLLHKAAKEGNTQTVHQFLELGADVNMADNAGWTPLHEAALCGHYEVSLDLIKAGALVNAAACNGDTPLHDAIANGHMKIAEALFKHGANPDKTNDEGREIASRIAAQPFLHKIVEENMTQNKREDLPALTYPENVSMETHDDTQLDRQATESKGEPEPEDTGLDIFSTDAVMQENQINPRNY, encoded by the exons ATGAGTTGTACTGGAGCTAAACCAGCTTATTCCCAGGAAGGTGATGAGCATTTACAGACCAGCAGCAGCTCTAGGCCCACAAACCAGCATCATCAGCCGACTGAGGTCCGGTGTCTGTCAAGCATCACAGCAGATCATTCATATGCCAAATATCTGAGAAGGAATGGGACTGCTAAGCTGAG GAACGTACAAGAGGATATGAAACCTATCTGCAGTGCTCTTAGGAAAACTACACCACGCACAGCTCAGAAGGACTTTCTGACAG ACATTAAACCAGATGAAGTAAGATGGCCCAAGTCAGTAGTGACCGCCACTGGCAAGACTCTCAGTCTGCATGTTGTCAACCGAAGGAATCGGTTTGGAGAGAGTTTGCTCCACAAGGCTGTGCTGCAGGGAGATATTCAGCTGCTAAAGGACATTCTGAAGCTGGGACCAGATGTCAGCATGACTGACAATGCAG GATGGACCCCTCTACATGAAGCAGCACTCTGTGGTCATTATGAGGCCTGTTTGGATCTGATTAAGGCTGGAGCTCTGGtcaatgctgcagcacatgatGGAATCACACCTCTACATGATGCCATCAGAAATGGACATGAAACG ATTGCTGAGCTACTCCTGAAACATGGTGCAAACCCCATGCTGAAGGACAAGTCTGGAGAGAATGCTTTTGGCATTAATACAGATCCCTTTCTACAACTACAAATGCTGAAAAACATTCCTAAAGATAACCCCCCTGCTGGATCtggaaacagaagaagagaattAGCAG TTGCATCAGGAACAGAGTGTATGTACAACACTAGAGGATCACAGGTCAGTCCATCTCAGAACGTCAGCAGCACCGCCAAGAAGGACGAGTACATGCTGCCGAGCCATCCACATCGCTCCGGAGACGCTTTGGGACACATTCAGCCAAATCAACCTGGGAGTAATGAAGACCCAAACATGCATACAATGACCTACAAAGGAAGAGTTGTATCTGTGACCAACGTCCACAGGAAAAATTGCTTTGGCCAAACTTTGCTGCACAAGGCCGCCAAAGAGGGAAACACTCAAACAGTCCACCAGTTTCTGGAGCTGGGGGCTGATGTCAACATGGCCGACAATGCAG GATGGACCCCTCTTCATGAAGCAGCACTCTGTGGTCACTATGAGGTCAGTTTGGATCTGATAAAGGCTGGAGCTCTGGTCAATGCTGCAGCATGTAATGGAGACACACCATTACATGATGCCATCGCAAATGGCCATATGAAG ATTGCTGAAGCACTCTTCAAGCATGGTGCAAACCCAGACAAGACAAACGATGAGGGAAGAGAGATCGCCTCGAGAATTGCTGCACAACCCTTCCTACATAAAAtagtggaagaaaacatgactcaaaacaaaagagaggaTCTCCCAG ctctgacatacccagaaaatgttagcatggaaACTCACGATGACACACAGCTTGACAGA CAGGCTACAGAGAGTAAGGGAGAACCTGAACCAGAGGACACTGGACTGGACATCTTCTCAACTGATGCTGTTATGCAGGAGAACCAGATAAATCCAA GAAACTACTGA